From the genome of Bubalus bubalis isolate 160015118507 breed Murrah chromosome 2, NDDB_SH_1, whole genome shotgun sequence, one region includes:
- the LOC123332170 gene encoding protein bicaudal D homolog 1-like isoform X2: MTGFKGPESRIPSVITAPPSSPVLDTSDIRKKPMNIYNLNAIIRDQIKHLQKAVDRSLQLSRQGAAARELAPVVDKDKEALMKEILKSLLSTKWEQIRHTEGGAESQQTEEKQSDIFSLGWFLEQRRKSHAHQGHPECCVWRSQASRWSSGSCCTWAPRVYRTPV, from the exons ATGACCGGCTTTAAAGGGCCAGAGAGCAG GATACCCTCTGTTATTACTGCCCCACCATCATCTCCAGTATTAGATACAAGTGACATTCGCAAAAAACCAATGAATATCTACAACCTTAATGCCATAATCCGGGACCAAATCAAACATCTGCAGAAAGCCGTGGACCGGTCCTTGCAACTGTCTCGTCAAGGAGCTGCAGCACGGGAGCTGGCCCCCGTGGTCGATAAAGACAAGGAAGCCCTAATGAAAGAGATCCTCAAGTCGCTACTGAGCACCAAATGGGAGCAGATCCGCCACACTGAGGGCGGTGCTGAAAGCCAACAAACAG AAGAAAAACAATCCGATATTTTCAGTCTGGGCTGGTTCCttgaacaaaggagaaaaagccaTGCCCATCAGGGCCACCCGGAGTGCTGTGTGTGGAGAAGCCAGGCCTCCAGATGGTCCTCCGGGTCCTGCTGCACCTGGGCTCCCAGGGTCTACAGGACACCAGTGTAA
- the METTL21A gene encoding protein N-lysine methyltransferase METTL21A isoform X1 yields MALVPYTETAEMGLQRFHKPLATFSFANHTIQIRQDWKQLGVAAVVWDAAVVLATYLEMGTVELRGCSAVELGAGTGLVGIVAALLGAHVTITDRKVALEFLKSNVQANLPPHIQPKAVVKELTWGQNLGRFSPGEFDLILGADIIYLEETFTDLLQTLEHLCSNHSVVLLACRIRYERDYNFLAMLERQFTVRKVHYDSEKDVHIYKAQRRRLREDL; encoded by the exons ATGGCCCTGGTGCCCTATACGGAGACCGCGGAGATGGGGCTGCAGAGATTCCACAAGCCTCTGGCCACCTTCTCCTTTGCAAACCACACGATACAGATCCGGCAGGACTGGAAGCAACTGGGAGTCGCAGCGGTGGTTTGGGACGCG GCTGTCGTTCTTGCCACATATCTGGAGATGGGCACTGTGGAGCTCAGGGGCTGCTCTGCTGTGGAGCTGGGTGCTGGCACAGGGCTGGTGGGCATAGTGGCTGCCCTGCTGG GTGCTCACGTGACTATCACGGATCGAAAAGTAGCATTAGAGTTTCTTAAATCAAACGTTCAAGCCAATTTACCACCCCATATCCAGCCCAAAGCTGTTGTTAAGGAGCTGACTTGGGGACAAAATTTGGGGCGTTTTTCACCTGGAGAATTTGACCTGATACTTGGAGCTGATATCATATATTTAGAAGAAACATTCACAGATCTTCTTCAAACATTGGAGCATCTCTGTAGCAACCACTCTGTGGTTCTTTTAGCTTGCCGAATTCGCTATGAACGGGATTACAACTTCTTAGCAATGCTGGAGAGGCAATTTACTGTGCGTAAGGTTCACTATGATTCTGAAAAAGACGTACATATTTACAAAGCACAGAGGAGACGCCTGAGAGAGGACTTATAA
- the LOC123332170 gene encoding protein bicaudal D homolog 1-like isoform X1, producing the protein MTGFKGPESRIPSVITAPPSSPVLDTSDIRKKPMNIYNLNAIIRDQIKHLQKAVDRSLQLSRQGAAARELAPVVDKDKEALMKEILKSLLSTKWEQIRHTEGGAESQQTGDLILLVSYASQHFSLCLNVFSVHYHPDGRRKCQLTPVFLPGEFHGQRSLRVIVHGVTKSRT; encoded by the exons ATGACCGGCTTTAAAGGGCCAGAGAGCAG GATACCCTCTGTTATTACTGCCCCACCATCATCTCCAGTATTAGATACAAGTGACATTCGCAAAAAACCAATGAATATCTACAACCTTAATGCCATAATCCGGGACCAAATCAAACATCTGCAGAAAGCCGTGGACCGGTCCTTGCAACTGTCTCGTCAAGGAGCTGCAGCACGGGAGCTGGCCCCCGTGGTCGATAAAGACAAGGAAGCCCTAATGAAAGAGATCCTCAAGTCGCTACTGAGCACCAAATGGGAGCAGATCCGCCACACTGAGGGCGGTGCTGAAAGCCAACAAACAGGTGATCTCATTCTACTGGTGAGCTATGCTAGCCAACACTTTAGTTTATGCCTAAATGTTTTCAGTGTCCACTACCATCcggatgggagaaggaaatgccaactcactccagtattcttgcctggagaattccatggacagaggagcctgcgggttatagtccatggggtcacaaagagtcgaacatga